A stretch of Episyrphus balteatus chromosome 2, idEpiBalt1.1, whole genome shotgun sequence DNA encodes these proteins:
- the LOC129908552 gene encoding protein javelin isoform X2 translates to MVNGYSRSSQTRKDKRKTKEYTFNYVDRVRLGQSSLQKQYRPPCGSGWRQKSISNLDLSTNRHSSSHYIEEDRRLRPSRSLDYKHTTHKEDTLDIAEFYWRIDPEKDYEKIQHNYVDESGYHSTNLYNQQQQQQPFDIGNESCSLRRSRSLAVIREETFSDLQISSANSHHRRSQLIPRARFTSSKQPTYYHHHHHQHHHHQHQSSSSSTLDRALAASGDTPHHSPPPILVVAQPPETTTITRESDEYYENLKRLDAHQQSIWQNEKSDLESLNSEYFRNSLHQSDSNCGGTIGGGVGREEKQRLYQSRSHKSTSHRKYSSQFCGEESSCPELSQSSVFPETTTTSNSDDQSDSLTVSEQEYDIERVEEILSKVYNEKFEVISLTEEQNQKRSENTDEQGALIAYDSVYLSSEESSEGTLVEGGKQETPSLLHISIEDIYDPPERPEVIEEKPIENPLYSQVHRIPSANQSVDTKPKILALVEKKKKLKRFSDYAVVPRRESKGVIEHLTYVSAHNTHQLIDNQYFSLPDVNIGKSLKVSERIDAKLRSSYNIKEESPVPPETITDSIKRFGRAHKKVRQREEDNNNTNYRSEIEEVEVEKPRGAASIQVETFTKEIIATETDTNASADSNTFIELSQFRIIVTDAQNNIIEEDSIDGNSVPSLPTSLDITEVQQSVAANGSQSKSKQQQENQKEDKLIEQPTPPPPPPTTPTQPKKSTLCRTPSKSKKSTGTVVHSEVCKAKDRRLYGTYRARPIKVKPNDSLRRVGKMSRPQVIQVVDSKKSETKQQQQHPLAGKQAEDEFLQKVDAIRCYWSKMSEEINQQKNKEILQQKDEEKSSKKDFIIGDEVKCVKPTPPIFNEDDFTSLMPSIEIVELDGDKQATIVKANADEPVPEFDHIRYKVMKPNLFRSNILNRSKKEAQFDGLIQYLQEYSFQELLTNNNVVIVEPVRTKIERPSKDLQFDGGYQQQQQQSSITKGGQNCKITGGAGNNSCHTSLSTTNSTPIGVGATTESHNKLSKRHFFYQPVRVNRELLEEELPTPDTVRNVRKFFEENVLPNGSKQRDESGLSPEVLTNDRQLNNNEGRRATGHQQRLRYLTIDTSYGNGQVNNNNNNNQSSATITPGTLRKWDSVSLSSGISSGDLSSPCECSNGGASTVDGRRSPSAAQQHLHQRMKDDNNEPQEAETEIRGGMHVRDFIRRHNACGSQDSNGLCGYYMDGGEDCVDGGGVEGERETDDLEDEEDDEVDMVDDELCESYYVSEDVLEKIRECGSTVTYYGGRVMMHSPPATGATLRIPRSKIEFLTCNSCQPNECPHKDQLHDQLLAQQNYTGIKFKLVKSNSCSSRLELIGTQKHVGNHYPDTIGEDDSIDDNNTGTTNNDEYDDGEPLVRRLVHRLETTGNINKYTGPRIIESQCIEKIPHRRPTSLVVERQKTETTANHKRFSEGFTINNQMVGKIPEQNQSQASQQVPKQVTVNNHINVPIESSLSSPCFTSSAMDIRLVEKAGGIEQAKLANGKIRRNKNVDLAFTMKGPNGTLKNVSSSSGVENFAARNNTTSEKTDRNYRNSAKDLRDLAKNFNITEHFDGHLPMKQKDEELTAEPSSNTTGKTSLSSSTPSELIVDKTLVRHYVTNDKRLFSKPKYDDIEFEEFEVYDPLKDATAKAEQLVDGLAEDITRAVSATSSYELKSSSTNNDECCYDSLDDKI, encoded by the exons CAACACAATTACG TTGATGAAAGTGGTTATCACTCAACAAATCTAtacaatcaacaacaacaacaacaaccatttGACATTGGAAACGAGTCATGCAGCTTACGTCGTTCGAGAAGTTTGGCAGTAATTCGTGAGGAGACATTTAGTGATTTACAAATTTCATCGGCAAACAGTCATCACAGGCGATCGCAGCTAATACCCCGTGCTAG attcacAAGTTCTAAACAACCAACCTACTACCACCACCATCATCACCAACATCACCACCACCAACATCAATCCTCATCATCGTCAACACTTGACCGGGCACTTGCGGCTTCCGGCGACACCCCCCACCATTCACCACCGCCAATTCTAGTTGTTGCACAACCTCCCGAAACAACAACCATAACACGTGAATCCGATGAATATTACGAGAATCTCAAACGATTAGACGCTCATCAGCAATCAATCTGGCAAAACGAGAAAAGCGACTTGGAGAGCTTAAACTCGGAATACTTTAGAAATTCATTACATCAAAGTGATTCAAATTGTGGCGGTACAATTGGAGGCGGAGTAGGGCGGGAAGAAAAACAACGATTATATCAATCTCGAAGCCACAAGTCAACCTCTCATCGAAAGTATTCATCACAATTCTGTGGCGAAGAGTCGTCGTGCCCTGAACTGAGTCAGAGTAGTGTTTTCCCCGAGACAACAACTACCAGCAATTCCGACGATCAATCGGATAGTTTAACAGTGTCGGAACAAGAATACGATATTGAAAGAGTTGAAGAAATCCTTAGTAAAGTTTACAACGAAAAATTCGAAGTTATCAGTTTGACTGAAGAACAGAATCAAAAACGGTCCGAAAACACCGATGAACAAGGTGCCTTGATTGCCTACGATTCGGTTTATCTTTCGTCGGAAGAAAGTTCCGAAGGAACCTTAGTTGAAGGCGGCAAACAAGAAACTCCTTCACTTCTTCACATTTCGATCGAAGATATCTACGATCCTCCGGAAAGACCCGAAGTTATCGAAGAAAAACCGATAGAAAATCCTTTGTATTCTCAAGTTCATCGAATACCATCGGCAAATCAATCTGTCGACACAAAGCCGAAAATTCTAGCACTTGTCgagaaaaagaagaaacttaaACGGTTTTCTGACTACGCTGTAGTTCCCCGACGAGAATCGAAAGGAGTCATTGAACATTTAACCTACGTCTCAGCTCACAACACTCATCAACTAATCGATAACCAATACTTTAGTCTACCCGACGTTAATATCGGCAAAAGTCTCAAAGTTTCAGAACGTATTGATGCCAAATTACGGTCATCGTACAATATTAAAGAGGAATCCCCAGTTCCTCCCGAAACCATTACTGATTCTATAAAACGTTTCGGTCGCGCTCATAAAAAAGTCCGCCAACGCGAAGAAGACAACAACAATACAAACTATCGCTCAGAAATCGAAGAAGTCGAAGTTGAAAAACCCAGAGGAGCTGCTTCCATTCAAGTTGAAACCTTTACCAAAGAAATAATTGCTACCGAAACAGACACAAACGCATCAGCAGACAGCAACACTTTCATCGAATTAAGTCAATTTAGAATAATTGTAACAGACGCCCAGAATAATATTATCGAAGAGGATTCAATTGATGGCAATAGTGTCCCATCGCTACCAACAAGCCTAGATATTACCGAAGTGCAGCAAAGTGTTGCTGCTAATGGAAGTCAATCTAAGTCGAAACAGCAGCAGGAGAATCAGAAGGAAGATAAATTAATTGAACAACCAACacctccaccaccaccaccaacaaCCCCAACCCAACCAAAGAAATCGACTCTCTGTCGAACTCCTTCGAAATCAAAGAAATCAACCGGGACTGTTGTTCATTCAGAAGTGTGCAAAGCAAAGGATAGACGATTGTATGGCACATATCGGGCTAGACCAATTAAAGTCAAACCAAACGATTCTCTAAGGCGTGTTGGCAAAATGTCACGACCACAAGTTATTCAAGTTGTCGATTCAAAGAAGTCGGAaactaaacaacaacaacaacaccctCTAGCGGGAAAACAAGCTGAAGATGAATTTCTACAAAAAGTCGATGCAATTCGATGTTATTGGTCGAAAATGAGTGAAGAAATCAATCAGCAAAAGAACAAAGAAATTCTTCAACAAAAAGACGAAGAAAAGTCCTCCAAAAAGGACTTTATAATTGGTGACGAAGTAAAATGTGTCAAACCAACACCGCCAATTTTTAacgaagatgattttacaagtTTAATGCCGTCAATAGAAATCGTCGAACTTGATGGTGATAAACAAGCGACAATCGTGAAAGCAAATGCTGATGAACCAGTACCAGAATTTGATCATATCCGTTACAAAGTTATGAAGCCGAATTTATTCCGCAGCAACATCCTAAATCGCAGCAAAAAGGAAGCACAATTCGATGGTTTAATTCAGTATTTGCAAGAATATAGTTTTCAAGAGTTGCTGACAAATAATAATGTTGTTATTGTCGAACCGGTACGAACGAAAATTGAAAGACCCTCCAAGGATTTACAATTTGATGGTGGatatcagcaacaacaacaacaatcgaGCATAACGAAGGGTGgacaaaattgtaaaattacTGGTGGAGCTGGGAATAACTCCTGTCACACAAGTTTGAGTACCACAAATTCCACTCCGATTGGAGTGGGAGCAACCACTGAGAGTCACAACAAATTAAGCAAACGACATTTCTTCTACCAGCCAGTTCGGGTCAATCGGGAGTTGTTGGAGGAGGAACTACCCACACCGGATACGGTGAGAAATGTTCGAAAGTTCTTCGAGGAGAATGTCCTGCCGAATGGTAGTAAACAGAGAGATGAGTCAGGGCTGTCGCCGGAGGTGCTAACCAACGACAGACAACTGAATAATAATGAAGGACGAAGGGCAACAGGACACCAACAACGTTTGCGATATTTAACCATTGATACATCGTATGGTAATGGCCAagtaaataacaacaacaacaacaaccagagTAGTGCAACTATAACGCCTGGAACATTGAGAAAATGGGATTCGGTGAGTTTGTCGAGTGGTATATCGAGCGGTGATTTATCATCGCCATGTGAGTGCAGTAATGGAGGAGCCTCTACTGTCGACGGAAGAAGATCTCCTTCTGCTGCACAACAACACCTCCATCAGAGGATGAAGGATGACAACAATGAGCCGCAGGAGGCCGAGACTGAAATACGAGGTGGAATGCATGTACGGGATTTTATAAGGAGGCATAATGCTTGTGGTTCACAGGATTCAAATGGATTATGTGGTTATTATATGGATGGTGGGGAGGACTGTGTAGATGGTGGTGGAGTTGAAGGTGAACGAGAGACAGATGATCTGGAGGATGAAGAAGACGACGAGGTCGACATGGTGGATGATGAACTATGTGAATCGTATTATGTCAGTGAG GATGTTCTTGAAAAGATACGAGAATGTGGTTCCACTGTTACGTACTACGGTGGTCGTGTTATGATGCACAGTCCACCGGCTACGGGTGCAACATTGCGTATCCCTCGTTCCAAAATAGAATTTCTCACATGCAATTCATGTCAGCCGAACGAATGCCCGCATAAGGATCAATTACACGACCAGTTACTTGCTCAACAAAACTATACTG GAATCAAATTCAAACTTGTCAAATCGAATAGCTGCAGCAGTCGCCTCGAATTGATCGGCACTCAGAAACACGTCGGCAATCACTATCCTGACACCATTGGCGAGGACGATTCCATAGACGACAACAACACAGGCACAACAAACAACGATGAATACGACGATGGAGAGCCTCTAGTTCGACGACTTGTTCATCGACTGGAAACAACCGGCAACATAAACAAATACACAGGACCGCGAATCATAGAATCCCAATGCATTGAGAAGATACCACATCGTCGTCCCACGAGCCTAGTCGTTGAACGACAAAAAACCGAGACAACCGCCAACCACAAACGTTTTTCTGAAGGATTCACAATTAACAATCAAATGGTTGGCAAAATCCCAGAACAGAATCAGTCTCAAGCATCACAGCAGGTTCCTAAACAAGTAACCGTCAATAATCATATCAATGTCCCAATCGAGTCGTCCTTGTCGAGTCCTTGTTTTACATCCTCTGCCATGGACATTCGTTTGGTCGAGAAGGCAGGAGGTATCGAACAAGCTAAGCTTGCAAATGGCAAAATTCGTCGCAATAAAAATGTTGACTTGGCATTCACCATGAAAGGACCCAAtggaactttaaaaaatgtttcctcTTCCTCTGGTGTGGAAAATTTTGCTGCACGGAATAACACCACTTCAGAAAAGACCGATAGAAACTATCGCAATTCTGCAAAGGATTTGAGAGATTtagcaaaaaatttcaacataacCGAACACTTCGATGGTCACCTGCCGATGAAGCAAAAGGACGAAGAATTGACAGCAGAACCATCCTCGAATACGACAGGAAAAACCTCCTTATCCTCTTCCACTCCATCTGAATTGATTGTGGACAAAACTTTGGTGCGGCACTATGTGACAAATGATAAACGATTGTTTTCCAAACCCAAATACGACGACATCGAATTCGAGGAATTCGAGGTGTACGACCCCCTCAAGGATGCAACTGCCAAAGCGGAACAACTAGTCGACGGCTTGGCGGAGGATATTACGCGTGCGGTGTCGGCAACTTCTTCATATGAGCTCAAATCGTCGTCGACGAATAACGACGAATGTTGTTATGATAGTCTAGacgataaaatttaa
- the LOC129908552 gene encoding protein javelin isoform X1 → MVNGYSRSSQTRKDKRKTKEYTFNYVDRVRLGQSSLQKQYRPPCGSGWRQKSISNLDLSTNRHSSSHYIEEDRRLRPSRSLDYKHTTHKEDTLDIAEFYWRIDPEKDYEKIQHNYVDESGYHSTNLYNQQQQQQPFDIGNESCSLRRSRSLAVIREETFSDLQISSANSHHRRSQLIPRARLVNRGFFDERFTSSKQPTYYHHHHHQHHHHQHQSSSSSTLDRALAASGDTPHHSPPPILVVAQPPETTTITRESDEYYENLKRLDAHQQSIWQNEKSDLESLNSEYFRNSLHQSDSNCGGTIGGGVGREEKQRLYQSRSHKSTSHRKYSSQFCGEESSCPELSQSSVFPETTTTSNSDDQSDSLTVSEQEYDIERVEEILSKVYNEKFEVISLTEEQNQKRSENTDEQGALIAYDSVYLSSEESSEGTLVEGGKQETPSLLHISIEDIYDPPERPEVIEEKPIENPLYSQVHRIPSANQSVDTKPKILALVEKKKKLKRFSDYAVVPRRESKGVIEHLTYVSAHNTHQLIDNQYFSLPDVNIGKSLKVSERIDAKLRSSYNIKEESPVPPETITDSIKRFGRAHKKVRQREEDNNNTNYRSEIEEVEVEKPRGAASIQVETFTKEIIATETDTNASADSNTFIELSQFRIIVTDAQNNIIEEDSIDGNSVPSLPTSLDITEVQQSVAANGSQSKSKQQQENQKEDKLIEQPTPPPPPPTTPTQPKKSTLCRTPSKSKKSTGTVVHSEVCKAKDRRLYGTYRARPIKVKPNDSLRRVGKMSRPQVIQVVDSKKSETKQQQQHPLAGKQAEDEFLQKVDAIRCYWSKMSEEINQQKNKEILQQKDEEKSSKKDFIIGDEVKCVKPTPPIFNEDDFTSLMPSIEIVELDGDKQATIVKANADEPVPEFDHIRYKVMKPNLFRSNILNRSKKEAQFDGLIQYLQEYSFQELLTNNNVVIVEPVRTKIERPSKDLQFDGGYQQQQQQSSITKGGQNCKITGGAGNNSCHTSLSTTNSTPIGVGATTESHNKLSKRHFFYQPVRVNRELLEEELPTPDTVRNVRKFFEENVLPNGSKQRDESGLSPEVLTNDRQLNNNEGRRATGHQQRLRYLTIDTSYGNGQVNNNNNNNQSSATITPGTLRKWDSVSLSSGISSGDLSSPCECSNGGASTVDGRRSPSAAQQHLHQRMKDDNNEPQEAETEIRGGMHVRDFIRRHNACGSQDSNGLCGYYMDGGEDCVDGGGVEGERETDDLEDEEDDEVDMVDDELCESYYVSEDVLEKIRECGSTVTYYGGRVMMHSPPATGATLRIPRSKIEFLTCNSCQPNECPHKDQLHDQLLAQQNYTGIKFKLVKSNSCSSRLELIGTQKHVGNHYPDTIGEDDSIDDNNTGTTNNDEYDDGEPLVRRLVHRLETTGNINKYTGPRIIESQCIEKIPHRRPTSLVVERQKTETTANHKRFSEGFTINNQMVGKIPEQNQSQASQQVPKQVTVNNHINVPIESSLSSPCFTSSAMDIRLVEKAGGIEQAKLANGKIRRNKNVDLAFTMKGPNGTLKNVSSSSGVENFAARNNTTSEKTDRNYRNSAKDLRDLAKNFNITEHFDGHLPMKQKDEELTAEPSSNTTGKTSLSSSTPSELIVDKTLVRHYVTNDKRLFSKPKYDDIEFEEFEVYDPLKDATAKAEQLVDGLAEDITRAVSATSSYELKSSSTNNDECCYDSLDDKI, encoded by the exons CAACACAATTACG TTGATGAAAGTGGTTATCACTCAACAAATCTAtacaatcaacaacaacaacaacaaccatttGACATTGGAAACGAGTCATGCAGCTTACGTCGTTCGAGAAGTTTGGCAGTAATTCGTGAGGAGACATTTAGTGATTTACAAATTTCATCGGCAAACAGTCATCACAGGCGATCGCAGCTAATACCCCGTGCTAGGTTAGTGAATCGAGGCTTTTTTGATGAACG attcacAAGTTCTAAACAACCAACCTACTACCACCACCATCATCACCAACATCACCACCACCAACATCAATCCTCATCATCGTCAACACTTGACCGGGCACTTGCGGCTTCCGGCGACACCCCCCACCATTCACCACCGCCAATTCTAGTTGTTGCACAACCTCCCGAAACAACAACCATAACACGTGAATCCGATGAATATTACGAGAATCTCAAACGATTAGACGCTCATCAGCAATCAATCTGGCAAAACGAGAAAAGCGACTTGGAGAGCTTAAACTCGGAATACTTTAGAAATTCATTACATCAAAGTGATTCAAATTGTGGCGGTACAATTGGAGGCGGAGTAGGGCGGGAAGAAAAACAACGATTATATCAATCTCGAAGCCACAAGTCAACCTCTCATCGAAAGTATTCATCACAATTCTGTGGCGAAGAGTCGTCGTGCCCTGAACTGAGTCAGAGTAGTGTTTTCCCCGAGACAACAACTACCAGCAATTCCGACGATCAATCGGATAGTTTAACAGTGTCGGAACAAGAATACGATATTGAAAGAGTTGAAGAAATCCTTAGTAAAGTTTACAACGAAAAATTCGAAGTTATCAGTTTGACTGAAGAACAGAATCAAAAACGGTCCGAAAACACCGATGAACAAGGTGCCTTGATTGCCTACGATTCGGTTTATCTTTCGTCGGAAGAAAGTTCCGAAGGAACCTTAGTTGAAGGCGGCAAACAAGAAACTCCTTCACTTCTTCACATTTCGATCGAAGATATCTACGATCCTCCGGAAAGACCCGAAGTTATCGAAGAAAAACCGATAGAAAATCCTTTGTATTCTCAAGTTCATCGAATACCATCGGCAAATCAATCTGTCGACACAAAGCCGAAAATTCTAGCACTTGTCgagaaaaagaagaaacttaaACGGTTTTCTGACTACGCTGTAGTTCCCCGACGAGAATCGAAAGGAGTCATTGAACATTTAACCTACGTCTCAGCTCACAACACTCATCAACTAATCGATAACCAATACTTTAGTCTACCCGACGTTAATATCGGCAAAAGTCTCAAAGTTTCAGAACGTATTGATGCCAAATTACGGTCATCGTACAATATTAAAGAGGAATCCCCAGTTCCTCCCGAAACCATTACTGATTCTATAAAACGTTTCGGTCGCGCTCATAAAAAAGTCCGCCAACGCGAAGAAGACAACAACAATACAAACTATCGCTCAGAAATCGAAGAAGTCGAAGTTGAAAAACCCAGAGGAGCTGCTTCCATTCAAGTTGAAACCTTTACCAAAGAAATAATTGCTACCGAAACAGACACAAACGCATCAGCAGACAGCAACACTTTCATCGAATTAAGTCAATTTAGAATAATTGTAACAGACGCCCAGAATAATATTATCGAAGAGGATTCAATTGATGGCAATAGTGTCCCATCGCTACCAACAAGCCTAGATATTACCGAAGTGCAGCAAAGTGTTGCTGCTAATGGAAGTCAATCTAAGTCGAAACAGCAGCAGGAGAATCAGAAGGAAGATAAATTAATTGAACAACCAACacctccaccaccaccaccaacaaCCCCAACCCAACCAAAGAAATCGACTCTCTGTCGAACTCCTTCGAAATCAAAGAAATCAACCGGGACTGTTGTTCATTCAGAAGTGTGCAAAGCAAAGGATAGACGATTGTATGGCACATATCGGGCTAGACCAATTAAAGTCAAACCAAACGATTCTCTAAGGCGTGTTGGCAAAATGTCACGACCACAAGTTATTCAAGTTGTCGATTCAAAGAAGTCGGAaactaaacaacaacaacaacaccctCTAGCGGGAAAACAAGCTGAAGATGAATTTCTACAAAAAGTCGATGCAATTCGATGTTATTGGTCGAAAATGAGTGAAGAAATCAATCAGCAAAAGAACAAAGAAATTCTTCAACAAAAAGACGAAGAAAAGTCCTCCAAAAAGGACTTTATAATTGGTGACGAAGTAAAATGTGTCAAACCAACACCGCCAATTTTTAacgaagatgattttacaagtTTAATGCCGTCAATAGAAATCGTCGAACTTGATGGTGATAAACAAGCGACAATCGTGAAAGCAAATGCTGATGAACCAGTACCAGAATTTGATCATATCCGTTACAAAGTTATGAAGCCGAATTTATTCCGCAGCAACATCCTAAATCGCAGCAAAAAGGAAGCACAATTCGATGGTTTAATTCAGTATTTGCAAGAATATAGTTTTCAAGAGTTGCTGACAAATAATAATGTTGTTATTGTCGAACCGGTACGAACGAAAATTGAAAGACCCTCCAAGGATTTACAATTTGATGGTGGatatcagcaacaacaacaacaatcgaGCATAACGAAGGGTGgacaaaattgtaaaattacTGGTGGAGCTGGGAATAACTCCTGTCACACAAGTTTGAGTACCACAAATTCCACTCCGATTGGAGTGGGAGCAACCACTGAGAGTCACAACAAATTAAGCAAACGACATTTCTTCTACCAGCCAGTTCGGGTCAATCGGGAGTTGTTGGAGGAGGAACTACCCACACCGGATACGGTGAGAAATGTTCGAAAGTTCTTCGAGGAGAATGTCCTGCCGAATGGTAGTAAACAGAGAGATGAGTCAGGGCTGTCGCCGGAGGTGCTAACCAACGACAGACAACTGAATAATAATGAAGGACGAAGGGCAACAGGACACCAACAACGTTTGCGATATTTAACCATTGATACATCGTATGGTAATGGCCAagtaaataacaacaacaacaacaaccagagTAGTGCAACTATAACGCCTGGAACATTGAGAAAATGGGATTCGGTGAGTTTGTCGAGTGGTATATCGAGCGGTGATTTATCATCGCCATGTGAGTGCAGTAATGGAGGAGCCTCTACTGTCGACGGAAGAAGATCTCCTTCTGCTGCACAACAACACCTCCATCAGAGGATGAAGGATGACAACAATGAGCCGCAGGAGGCCGAGACTGAAATACGAGGTGGAATGCATGTACGGGATTTTATAAGGAGGCATAATGCTTGTGGTTCACAGGATTCAAATGGATTATGTGGTTATTATATGGATGGTGGGGAGGACTGTGTAGATGGTGGTGGAGTTGAAGGTGAACGAGAGACAGATGATCTGGAGGATGAAGAAGACGACGAGGTCGACATGGTGGATGATGAACTATGTGAATCGTATTATGTCAGTGAG GATGTTCTTGAAAAGATACGAGAATGTGGTTCCACTGTTACGTACTACGGTGGTCGTGTTATGATGCACAGTCCACCGGCTACGGGTGCAACATTGCGTATCCCTCGTTCCAAAATAGAATTTCTCACATGCAATTCATGTCAGCCGAACGAATGCCCGCATAAGGATCAATTACACGACCAGTTACTTGCTCAACAAAACTATACTG GAATCAAATTCAAACTTGTCAAATCGAATAGCTGCAGCAGTCGCCTCGAATTGATCGGCACTCAGAAACACGTCGGCAATCACTATCCTGACACCATTGGCGAGGACGATTCCATAGACGACAACAACACAGGCACAACAAACAACGATGAATACGACGATGGAGAGCCTCTAGTTCGACGACTTGTTCATCGACTGGAAACAACCGGCAACATAAACAAATACACAGGACCGCGAATCATAGAATCCCAATGCATTGAGAAGATACCACATCGTCGTCCCACGAGCCTAGTCGTTGAACGACAAAAAACCGAGACAACCGCCAACCACAAACGTTTTTCTGAAGGATTCACAATTAACAATCAAATGGTTGGCAAAATCCCAGAACAGAATCAGTCTCAAGCATCACAGCAGGTTCCTAAACAAGTAACCGTCAATAATCATATCAATGTCCCAATCGAGTCGTCCTTGTCGAGTCCTTGTTTTACATCCTCTGCCATGGACATTCGTTTGGTCGAGAAGGCAGGAGGTATCGAACAAGCTAAGCTTGCAAATGGCAAAATTCGTCGCAATAAAAATGTTGACTTGGCATTCACCATGAAAGGACCCAAtggaactttaaaaaatgtttcctcTTCCTCTGGTGTGGAAAATTTTGCTGCACGGAATAACACCACTTCAGAAAAGACCGATAGAAACTATCGCAATTCTGCAAAGGATTTGAGAGATTtagcaaaaaatttcaacataacCGAACACTTCGATGGTCACCTGCCGATGAAGCAAAAGGACGAAGAATTGACAGCAGAACCATCCTCGAATACGACAGGAAAAACCTCCTTATCCTCTTCCACTCCATCTGAATTGATTGTGGACAAAACTTTGGTGCGGCACTATGTGACAAATGATAAACGATTGTTTTCCAAACCCAAATACGACGACATCGAATTCGAGGAATTCGAGGTGTACGACCCCCTCAAGGATGCAACTGCCAAAGCGGAACAACTAGTCGACGGCTTGGCGGAGGATATTACGCGTGCGGTGTCGGCAACTTCTTCATATGAGCTCAAATCGTCGTCGACGAATAACGACGAATGTTGTTATGATAGTCTAGacgataaaatttaa